A window of Rhabdothermincola salaria contains these coding sequences:
- a CDS encoding biotin--[acetyl-CoA-carboxylase] ligase, whose product MKGSSATSRLEGTRFGEVRWVDETGSTNADLLAAAAEGAPDGLVLVADHQTAGRGRLDRTWSAPAGASLLVSVLLRPTMAAGDAHLLTTAAGVAAVEACRQLDGITPGLKWPNDLVVLAGHRFAGRKLGGILAEARLKGPDVEAVVVGMGLNVEWPFDLPPELVDVAVALNHVSGRAIDREDLLVAWLTRLDAVLADLDEPDGRVRLLESVRRVSATIGRPVRAELPDGTAVEGTAVDVAANGHLVVSPSDGGPPLEIAVGDIVHLRQR is encoded by the coding sequence GTGAAGGGGTCCTCCGCCACATCGAGACTCGAGGGCACTCGTTTCGGGGAGGTCCGGTGGGTCGACGAGACCGGTTCGACCAACGCCGACCTGCTCGCGGCAGCGGCAGAGGGCGCTCCCGACGGCCTCGTGCTGGTGGCCGATCATCAGACCGCGGGCCGGGGCCGACTCGACCGCACGTGGAGCGCCCCGGCGGGGGCGTCGCTGTTGGTCTCGGTGTTGCTGCGCCCGACGATGGCTGCCGGCGATGCCCATCTGCTGACCACCGCCGCCGGTGTGGCCGCGGTCGAGGCCTGTCGTCAGCTCGACGGCATCACGCCGGGCTTGAAGTGGCCGAACGACCTGGTGGTGCTGGCCGGTCACCGCTTCGCCGGCCGCAAGCTGGGAGGGATCCTCGCCGAGGCCCGCCTGAAGGGTCCCGACGTCGAGGCCGTGGTCGTGGGCATGGGCCTGAACGTCGAGTGGCCGTTCGACCTCCCGCCGGAGCTGGTCGACGTCGCCGTGGCCCTCAACCACGTCAGCGGGCGTGCGATCGACCGAGAGGACCTGCTGGTGGCGTGGCTCACCCGTCTGGACGCCGTGCTCGCCGACCTCGACGAACCGGACGGCCGCGTGCGGCTGCTGGAGTCGGTGCGCCGGGTCTCGGCCACCATCGGCCGGCCCGTGCGGGCCGAGCTGCCCGACGGCACCGCCGTCGAGGGGACGGCGGTCGACGTCGCCGCCAACGGACACCTGGTCGTCAGCCCCTCCGACGGCGGCCCGCCGCTCGAGATCGCGGTCGGCGACATCGTGCACCTCCGTCAGCGGTGA
- a CDS encoding LCP family protein produces the protein MRRPHRTWSQRLLLTFNSLLVIVCLVAAGGLTWTYAQASDLPRIDLGRALSEPVEGGEPQNVLLVGIDNGDGLEEGDPVLFGRTSSLNTDTIMVLRIDPRTKEAAILSIPRDLYVPLAGGGRDRINAALALGGPERLIETIRLNFDIPINHYAMVDFAGFRSLVDAVGGVPVYFPWEARDQKTGLFQYDPGCVTLDADQALAFARSRSFEIKVDGRWRTDPTGDFGRIDRQQLFITAALEKAVARGVRNPFVLQDLIGVAQQNVTLDSEYTVSDIVSLGTQFRDFDPQSLATYRVPGEPVFVGAASVVELNATAAEPIFEIFRGAAPPEPEDPTGEPGTEPEAPAEPATPGIGEPSTTSTTTSYSFLPEAPPGVSCG, from the coding sequence GTGCGCCGCCCCCACCGCACGTGGTCGCAGCGTCTGCTGCTCACGTTCAACTCGTTGCTCGTCATCGTGTGCCTCGTCGCCGCCGGCGGTCTGACCTGGACCTACGCCCAGGCGAGCGATCTGCCGCGCATCGATCTCGGTCGGGCCCTCTCCGAGCCGGTCGAGGGGGGTGAGCCCCAGAACGTGCTGCTCGTCGGCATCGACAACGGCGACGGCCTCGAGGAGGGGGACCCGGTGCTGTTCGGGCGCACCAGCTCGCTCAACACCGACACGATCATGGTCCTGCGCATCGACCCTCGCACCAAGGAAGCCGCCATCTTGTCCATCCCGCGGGACCTCTACGTCCCGCTGGCGGGCGGGGGACGCGATCGCATCAACGCGGCGTTGGCGCTGGGCGGTCCCGAGCGCCTGATCGAGACCATCCGCCTCAACTTCGACATCCCGATCAACCACTACGCCATGGTCGACTTCGCCGGCTTCCGGTCGCTCGTCGACGCCGTCGGGGGCGTGCCGGTCTACTTCCCGTGGGAAGCACGGGACCAGAAGACGGGGCTCTTCCAGTACGACCCCGGCTGCGTCACCCTCGATGCCGACCAGGCCCTGGCCTTCGCCCGCTCCCGGTCGTTCGAGATCAAGGTCGACGGTCGGTGGCGCACCGACCCGACGGGTGACTTCGGCCGCATCGATCGCCAGCAGCTGTTCATCACCGCGGCGCTCGAGAAGGCCGTCGCCCGTGGGGTGCGCAACCCGTTCGTGCTCCAGGACCTCATCGGCGTGGCCCAGCAGAACGTGACCCTCGACAGCGAGTACACGGTCTCCGACATCGTCTCGCTGGGCACGCAGTTCCGCGACTTCGACCCGCAGAGCCTGGCCACCTACCGGGTCCCGGGCGAACCGGTCTTCGTGGGGGCGGCGAGCGTCGTCGAGCTGAACGCGACCGCAGCCGAGCCGATCTTCGAGATCTTCCGGGGTGCAGCCCCACCCGAGCCCGAGGATCCGACCGGCGAGCCCGGCACCGAACCCGAGGCCCCGGCGGAGCCCGCGACCCCTGGGATCGGGGAGCCGAGCACCACGTCCACCACCACCAGCTACTCGTTCCTGCCCGAGGCGCCTCCTGGCGTCTCGTGCGGCTGA
- a CDS encoding glycosyltransferase family 4 protein, whose product MSAALAVGVNLLWLVPGDVGGSEEYTVGLLEALADAAPRDLDVTLFVNGSFSSAHPDLAGAWRTVVAPVSGRSRPRRVLAESTWLAAESRRRRLDVVHHAGGTIPWVSPVPSVVTLHDLQPLAHPERFSALKRTYIRAVAPPSLRRARIVITLTTFTGRDAVDRCGVDPRHLRLVPSGVDRPGPLPRSVDPDAVLGRLGLAGRRVVLYPAITYAHKNHETLVRALSLLVGARPDLALVLTGRAGPAESHLDAAVAAYGLEQHVVRTGRIPATDLEVLYRRASVLAFPSAYEGFGLPVVEAMSRGCPVVASDAGALPDVTGGAAVIVDPYDATAWATALADVLDHPARAEALVAAGRRRALAFAWPRSAAALADAYHDAARPDLGSHPIDPAHQEPR is encoded by the coding sequence GTGAGCGCCGCCCTGGCGGTCGGTGTCAACCTGCTGTGGCTCGTCCCCGGCGACGTCGGGGGCAGCGAGGAGTACACGGTCGGCCTCCTCGAGGCCCTCGCCGACGCCGCCCCCCGCGACCTCGACGTGACCCTGTTCGTCAACGGCTCGTTCTCGTCCGCCCATCCCGACCTGGCGGGCGCCTGGCGCACCGTCGTGGCGCCCGTCTCGGGGCGCAGCCGGCCCCGGCGGGTGCTGGCCGAGTCCACCTGGTTGGCGGCCGAGAGCCGTCGTCGGCGCCTCGACGTCGTCCACCACGCCGGCGGCACCATCCCGTGGGTGTCGCCGGTGCCGTCGGTCGTCACCCTCCACGACCTGCAACCCCTGGCTCACCCCGAGCGGTTCTCGGCGCTGAAGCGCACCTACATCCGAGCCGTGGCCCCTCCCTCGCTGCGGCGGGCCCGCATCGTGATCACCCTGACCACGTTCACGGGTCGCGACGCCGTCGACCGCTGCGGGGTCGACCCGCGCCACCTGCGTCTGGTGCCCAGCGGGGTCGATCGGCCCGGCCCGCTGCCCCGCTCGGTCGACCCCGACGCGGTGCTGGGTCGCCTCGGCCTCGCCGGTCGGCGGGTGGTGCTGTACCCGGCCATCACCTACGCCCACAAGAACCACGAGACCCTGGTTCGGGCCCTGTCCCTCCTCGTCGGCGCCCGTCCGGACCTGGCGCTGGTGCTCACCGGCCGGGCCGGTCCGGCCGAGTCGCACCTCGACGCCGCGGTGGCCGCCTACGGCCTCGAACAGCACGTGGTGCGCACTGGCCGCATCCCCGCGACCGACCTCGAGGTGCTCTATCGCCGTGCCTCGGTGCTGGCCTTCCCCTCCGCCTACGAGGGATTCGGCCTGCCCGTGGTCGAGGCCATGAGCCGCGGCTGCCCCGTCGTGGCCTCCGACGCCGGGGCGCTCCCCGACGTGACCGGCGGTGCGGCGGTGATCGTGGACCCCTACGACGCCACGGCCTGGGCCACGGCGCTGGCGGACGTGCTCGACCACCCGGCACGGGCCGAGGCCCTCGTCGCCGCCGGCCGCCGCCGGGCGCTCGCCTTCGCCTGGCCCCGCTCCGCCGCCGCGCTGGCCGACGCCTACCACGACGCCGCCCGACCCGACCTCGGGTCCCACCCGATCGACCCCGCCCACCAGGAGCCCCGGTGA
- a CDS encoding GDP-L-fucose synthase family protein, whose amino-acid sequence MVPVPGFEPDPAFWRDRTVLVTGGNGFLGRAVVDRLQTRGPRAVVTPTSSDYDLRDRTAVASMFADVEPDLVIHLAARVGGIGANMARPSDLYLDNLLMGTYVLDEARRRDTEQTVMLGTICSYPKFTPVPFTEDSLWQGYPEETNAPYGIAKLAQLVQLQANRAQYGQRAVYLMPTNLYGPRDKFHPAVSHVIPALIKKTVDATERGDEAIEVWGTGSASREFLYVDDAAEAILLATEFYDDGEPVNLGADQELPIRDLVDIIVELVGFTGEVRWDTSKPDGQPRRGVDGSRARDRFGFVAGTSFEEGLRLTLDWYLANREEAEARAI is encoded by the coding sequence ATGGTTCCTGTTCCGGGGTTCGAGCCCGATCCGGCGTTCTGGCGTGACCGCACCGTGTTGGTGACCGGTGGCAACGGGTTCCTCGGTCGAGCGGTGGTCGACCGCCTCCAGACCCGCGGGCCGCGGGCGGTGGTCACCCCGACCAGCTCCGACTACGACCTGCGCGACCGCACCGCTGTGGCCTCGATGTTCGCCGACGTCGAGCCGGACCTCGTGATCCACCTCGCCGCCCGGGTGGGGGGCATCGGGGCCAACATGGCCCGCCCCTCCGACCTCTACCTCGACAACCTCCTGATGGGCACGTACGTGCTCGACGAGGCCCGCCGGCGCGACACCGAGCAGACCGTGATGCTCGGCACCATCTGCTCGTACCCCAAGTTCACGCCGGTGCCCTTCACCGAGGACTCCCTCTGGCAGGGCTACCCGGAGGAGACCAACGCCCCCTACGGGATCGCCAAGCTGGCCCAGCTGGTGCAGCTCCAGGCCAACCGCGCCCAGTACGGCCAACGCGCCGTCTACCTGATGCCCACCAACCTCTACGGGCCCCGCGACAAGTTCCACCCGGCGGTGTCGCACGTGATCCCCGCCCTCATCAAGAAGACCGTCGACGCCACCGAACGGGGTGACGAGGCCATCGAGGTCTGGGGCACGGGCTCGGCCAGCCGCGAGTTCCTCTACGTCGACGACGCCGCCGAGGCCATCTTGCTGGCGACCGAGTTCTACGACGACGGCGAGCCCGTGAACCTCGGTGCCGACCAGGAGCTCCCCATCCGCGATCTGGTCGACATCATCGTCGAGCTGGTCGGCTTCACCGGTGAGGTCCGTTGGGACACCTCGAAGCCCGACGGCCAGCCCCGCCGGGGCGTCGACGGCAGCCGGGCCCGGGACCGCTTCGGCTTCGTGGCCGGCACCTCGTTCGAGGAGGGGCTGCGCCTCACCCTCGACTGGTACCTGGCCAACCGCGAGGAAGCCGAGGCTCGCGCCATCTGA
- a CDS encoding UDP-glucuronic acid decarboxylase family protein, protein MARIVVTGGAGFLGSHLSEALLDRGEEVVVLDNLLTGSVTNIEHLFGRHGFTFVHHDVSTYIWVPGPVDAVMHLASPASPIDYLELPIQTMKVGSLGTHNALGLARAKGARFFLASTSEVYGDPEVHPQPETYWGRVNPIGPRGVYDEAKRFAEAITLAYHREHDLDVRIVRIFNTYGPRMRAQDGRVVSNLLVQAIKGEPLTIYGDGTQTRSFCYVDDEIRGLLALLDSDHTGPINIGNDGEFTMLELAELVLEVTGSGSTIEHRPLPVDDPTQRRPDLTLARTLLGWEPTVGLRDGLERTAAHFRRQLGDDATSG, encoded by the coding sequence GTGGCTCGCATCGTTGTCACCGGAGGCGCCGGGTTCCTCGGATCGCACCTCTCCGAGGCCCTGTTGGACCGCGGTGAGGAGGTCGTCGTGCTCGACAACCTCCTCACCGGATCGGTCACCAACATCGAGCACCTCTTCGGACGGCACGGGTTCACCTTCGTGCACCACGACGTGAGCACCTACATCTGGGTGCCGGGCCCGGTCGACGCGGTGATGCACCTGGCCAGCCCGGCGTCGCCCATCGACTACCTCGAGCTGCCCATCCAGACCATGAAGGTGGGCAGCCTCGGCACCCACAACGCCCTGGGCCTGGCCCGGGCCAAGGGGGCGCGCTTCTTCCTCGCCTCCACCAGCGAGGTCTACGGCGATCCCGAGGTCCATCCTCAGCCGGAGACCTACTGGGGTCGGGTGAACCCCATCGGGCCGCGGGGCGTCTACGACGAGGCGAAGCGCTTCGCCGAGGCCATCACCCTCGCCTACCACCGCGAGCACGACCTCGACGTGCGCATCGTGCGCATCTTCAACACCTACGGCCCGCGCATGCGGGCCCAGGACGGCCGGGTCGTGTCGAACCTGCTGGTGCAGGCCATCAAGGGCGAACCGCTCACCATCTACGGCGACGGCACGCAGACTCGCAGCTTCTGCTACGTCGACGACGAGATCCGGGGCCTGCTCGCCCTGCTCGACAGCGATCACACCGGACCGATCAACATCGGCAACGACGGTGAGTTCACGATGCTCGAGCTGGCCGAGCTCGTCCTCGAGGTCACCGGGTCCGGGTCGACGATCGAGCACCGCCCGCTGCCGGTCGACGACCCCACCCAGCGGCGGCCCGACCTCACCCTCGCCCGCACCTTGCTCGGCTGGGAACCGACCGTCGGGCTCCGCGACGGTCTGGAGCGCACCGCGGCACACTTCCGCCGGCAGCTGGGAGACGACGCCACCAGCGGTTGA
- a CDS encoding aminotransferase class IV, translating into MSPPPPVVWVDGSLGDEAGARIAALDRGFTVGDGVFETIRVARGRPVFWTRHLRRLHHGLQVVGLEDPDDDGAALALDEQLRAGAEAVLAHRAGPDARLRLTVTSGPGPLGPRRSPGPLTTVVAAADTGPTPTSITACTVRWARNERSVLAGVKSTSYGEGVALLDHASRMGADEAILADTTGRLSEAVTANVFVAVDGRLATPGLDTGCLAGTVRDVVLEAGLATEHDLPIAVLHDADEVFVTSATRGVVPVSIVDAHPVPSVGGPLTLAAREAYDRAVDQDLVTDW; encoded by the coding sequence ATGAGCCCTCCGCCCCCGGTCGTATGGGTCGACGGTTCTCTGGGCGACGAGGCCGGAGCCCGCATCGCTGCCCTCGACCGCGGGTTCACCGTCGGCGACGGCGTGTTCGAGACCATCCGCGTCGCCCGCGGCCGACCGGTCTTCTGGACCCGCCACCTGCGCCGGCTCCACCACGGGCTGCAGGTCGTCGGCCTCGAGGACCCCGACGATGATGGCGCGGCGCTGGCACTCGACGAGCAGCTGCGGGCCGGCGCCGAGGCGGTGCTGGCCCATCGGGCCGGGCCGGATGCCCGGCTGCGGCTCACGGTGACCAGCGGACCGGGCCCCCTCGGCCCCCGCCGCTCACCCGGCCCCCTCACGACGGTGGTGGCCGCCGCCGACACCGGCCCGACGCCCACCTCGATCACGGCCTGCACCGTGAGGTGGGCCCGCAACGAACGATCCGTGCTGGCCGGGGTGAAGTCCACCAGCTACGGCGAAGGCGTCGCGCTGCTCGACCACGCGAGCCGCATGGGAGCCGACGAGGCGATCCTGGCCGACACGACCGGCCGGCTGAGCGAGGCGGTCACCGCCAACGTCTTCGTCGCCGTCGACGGGCGTCTGGCGACCCCCGGCCTCGACACCGGCTGCCTGGCCGGCACGGTACGCGACGTCGTGCTCGAGGCGGGGCTGGCGACGGAGCACGACCTCCCCATCGCCGTGCTGCACGACGCCGACGAGGTCTTCGTGACCTCGGCGACCCGCGGCGTCGTCCCTGTGTCGATCGTCGACGCCCACCCGGTGCCGTCGGTGGGTGGCCCCCTCACCCTCGCGGCCCGGGAGGCCTACGACCGGGCGGTCGACCAGGACCTCGTCACCGACTGGTGA
- a CDS encoding glycosyltransferase family 4 protein, with protein sequence MTLEQCWHSVPGGTAQAALESVRALQVHGQVAQIGVSARHRHDPATSWVPPIPVVPLPLPRLALYESWHRLRRPPVQRATGPVDVIHATGMAVPPPSAPLVVTVHDLAFTHDPSQFTRRGVAFFRRAIDLARRDATLVMAPSRATLDECRAQGFDPDRLRLVPWGIEPRPVAGSEVEAFRARHGLEGRYVLWAGTIEPRKNLPVLLDAFAALARRDVTLVLAGPQGWNEDLTPRLAALGERVRPVGFLTQDDLRAAYAGADVFCFPSRQEGFGLPVLEAMAQGTPVVTSAGTATAEVAGETGVLVDPEDVGGLGDALGGLLDDPDRRARLGTAGHDRARDHFSWAATAAALEAVYHEAASRGGPS encoded by the coding sequence GTGACCCTCGAACAGTGCTGGCACAGCGTGCCGGGCGGCACGGCGCAGGCCGCGCTGGAGTCGGTGCGCGCCCTGCAGGTGCACGGGCAGGTGGCTCAGATCGGGGTGAGCGCCCGCCACCGCCACGATCCGGCGACGAGCTGGGTGCCGCCCATTCCGGTGGTGCCGCTGCCGCTTCCCCGCCTGGCGCTCTACGAGTCCTGGCACCGGCTGCGCCGCCCCCCGGTGCAGCGGGCCACCGGTCCGGTCGACGTGATCCACGCCACCGGGATGGCAGTGCCCCCGCCGTCGGCGCCGCTGGTGGTCACGGTGCACGACCTGGCCTTCACCCACGACCCCTCGCAGTTCACCCGGCGCGGCGTGGCGTTCTTCCGGCGGGCCATCGATCTGGCCCGGCGCGACGCCACCCTCGTCATGGCCCCGTCCCGGGCCACGCTCGACGAGTGCCGAGCGCAGGGCTTCGACCCCGATCGCCTCCGCCTGGTGCCCTGGGGCATCGAGCCCCGACCGGTCGCCGGGAGCGAGGTGGAGGCCTTCCGGGCCCGCCACGGCCTCGAGGGGCGCTACGTGCTGTGGGCCGGCACCATCGAGCCTCGCAAGAACCTCCCTGTCCTCCTCGATGCCTTCGCCGCCCTCGCCCGCCGCGACGTCACCTTGGTCCTGGCCGGCCCCCAGGGCTGGAACGAGGACCTGACGCCCCGCCTGGCGGCGCTGGGGGAGCGCGTGCGCCCGGTGGGCTTCCTCACCCAGGACGACCTGCGGGCGGCCTACGCCGGTGCCGACGTCTTCTGCTTCCCGAGCCGCCAGGAGGGCTTCGGCCTCCCCGTGCTCGAGGCCATGGCCCAGGGCACGCCGGTCGTGACGTCGGCCGGCACCGCCACCGCCGAGGTGGCGGGGGAGACGGGCGTCCTCGTGGACCCCGAGGACGTGGGCGGGCTGGGCGACGCGCTCGGCGGCCTCCTCGACGATCCCGACCGTCGGGCCCGGCTGGGCACGGCCGGTCACGACCGGGCCCGCGACCACTTCTCGTGGGCCGCCACCGCGGCCGCCCTCGAAGCCGTGTACCACGAGGCAGCCTCCCGAGGAGGGCCGTCGTGA
- a CDS encoding chorismate-binding protein: MTRCAPGRHLDDAVAVVGGMVATGLVDVTDDPDALDGHGWWLVVAPFEGPPLLARFAEQRLLRPGELSSRRWRGPRRDGWTSSLDETGFRRAVTSVRAGIGRGDVYQVNLTRRLSAPLAADASMLALGGALAAGNPAPHAAIVELPTHGVRLASASPELFLARDGDRVWSSPIKGTAEHVDGFLAKDSAENVMIVDLVRNDLGRVCRPGSISVPLLLGREEHPGLVHLVSTVEGRLRAGVGWAALLDATFPPGSVTGAPKLAALEHIARLEPVPRNVYCGSVGWVDADHDRGSLNVAIRTFFVDDGRLCLGTGGGITWDSTPDGEWEETELKARRLLDVVSAPVPARA, from the coding sequence GTGACCCGCTGCGCCCCAGGCCGACACCTCGACGATGCCGTGGCCGTCGTCGGCGGGATGGTCGCCACCGGCCTCGTCGACGTCACCGACGATCCCGACGCCCTCGACGGCCACGGTTGGTGGCTGGTCGTCGCCCCCTTCGAGGGTCCGCCGCTGCTGGCCCGCTTCGCCGAGCAGCGCCTCCTCCGCCCCGGCGAGCTGTCCTCTCGTCGATGGCGCGGGCCCCGGCGGGACGGGTGGACCAGCTCGCTCGACGAGACCGGGTTCCGCCGCGCCGTGACCTCCGTCCGTGCCGGCATCGGCCGCGGCGACGTCTACCAGGTCAACCTCACCCGCCGGCTCTCCGCCCCCCTGGCGGCCGACGCCTCCATGCTGGCCCTGGGCGGAGCGTTGGCCGCGGGCAACCCCGCCCCACACGCGGCGATCGTCGAGCTCCCCACGCACGGGGTCAGGTTGGCCTCCGCCTCCCCGGAGCTCTTCCTCGCCCGAGATGGCGACCGGGTGTGGTCCTCACCCATCAAGGGCACTGCCGAGCACGTCGACGGCTTCCTGGCCAAGGACAGCGCCGAGAACGTCATGATCGTCGACCTGGTCCGCAACGACCTCGGACGGGTCTGCCGACCCGGCTCGATCTCGGTCCCGTTGCTGCTCGGCCGCGAGGAGCACCCGGGCCTGGTCCACCTGGTCAGCACCGTGGAAGGGCGGCTCCGCGCCGGTGTCGGGTGGGCCGCCCTCCTCGACGCCACCTTCCCGCCGGGCTCGGTCACCGGCGCCCCCAAGCTGGCGGCGCTCGAGCACATCGCCCGCCTCGAACCGGTGCCCCGCAACGTGTACTGCGGTTCGGTCGGCTGGGTCGACGCCGACCACGACCGCGGGTCGCTCAACGTGGCCATCCGCACGTTCTTCGTGGACGACGGGCGGCTCTGCCTGGGCACCGGCGGGGGGATCACCTGGGACTCGACCCCCGACGGCGAATGGGAGGAGACCGAGCTCAAGGCCCGGCGGCTCCTCGACGTGGTGTCGGCCCCCGTCCCGGCCCGGGCCTGA
- a CDS encoding nucleotide sugar dehydrogenase: MDQTIAVIGTGYVGLTTGACFSSLGHTVVCVDIDPDKVASLQQGRIPIHEPGLEEIVREGMDAGRLRFTTDVGAATADAQFAYLCVPTPQGADGSADLTYLEAAAEQIAPHLPAEAVVVNKSTVPVGSTRRVEQALGRSDLYVVSNPEFLREGSAVHDFLNPDRVVIGSDDQGAAIRVASLYLGVPAPLMVTDPASAETIKYASNAFLAMKLSFVNAVAALCEALGADADDVMLGMGYDTRIGNKFLRPGPGWGGSCFEGAETVLVRRGWQTSLITFEQLACEVESRGIAGVEVLAWNPGDPAPEFFPVAQLTVRDYDGVVVDIVTKMGRRLTVTADHPMVVGDGVDPERTGLRLADDLTTDDWLPIAQGAPLAPDHFLIHDLTATLGHADLDPSQVICRLSAVQRQRLFEVADELPAGRRRDVLRSGTLRLDELERLGMDVDGALLGTTTNGTYVPALVPDGDELWWMLGIYAAEGHVTRDGSRRRVACSFHPHLEHDLVERVRAYWEGQGVKAEARRVSTTRQVAVSSRVLAAWFESGLGLGSTSYTKRVPDVLWGLPESRQKAFLRGLWDGDGSWSYVNGGPSVCLEYGTVSRELADGMLRLLGGLGIVARLKVGRSAKATTDAYFLTISGADQVEQALFLVPEGEAFEIRAALDRQAKRIAPTGYRRLGKGAVWARVARVESRHHVGPVYSIEVPGPHTVVATGGLVAHNCFPKDTRALRFMATEAGYDFDLLDAVLSINDAQFDRVVAKITQAAGGTVDGVRIGVWGLTFKANTDDRRDSPAVEIVRRLVAAGAEVHAHDPTVTGSLPEVPEVVVCDDVYAPCQGARVLAVLTEWDQFKWVDLDKVADAMTDRHVVDARNLLDRGALLRRGFTHQGIGR, encoded by the coding sequence GTGGACCAGACGATCGCGGTGATCGGGACCGGCTACGTCGGGCTCACCACGGGTGCGTGCTTCTCGAGCCTGGGGCACACGGTGGTGTGCGTCGACATCGACCCGGACAAGGTGGCGTCGCTGCAGCAGGGGCGGATCCCGATCCACGAGCCGGGGTTGGAGGAGATCGTCCGTGAGGGGATGGACGCGGGCCGGTTGCGCTTCACCACCGACGTGGGTGCCGCCACCGCGGACGCCCAGTTCGCATACCTGTGCGTGCCGACCCCGCAGGGGGCGGACGGTTCGGCCGACCTCACCTACCTGGAGGCGGCCGCCGAGCAGATCGCCCCGCACCTGCCGGCCGAGGCGGTGGTGGTCAACAAGTCCACGGTGCCGGTGGGATCGACCCGACGGGTGGAGCAGGCCCTGGGGCGGTCGGACCTCTACGTGGTGTCGAACCCGGAGTTCCTGCGCGAGGGCTCGGCGGTGCACGACTTCTTGAACCCGGACCGGGTGGTGATCGGTTCCGACGACCAGGGGGCGGCCATCCGGGTGGCCTCGTTGTACCTGGGGGTGCCGGCGCCGCTGATGGTCACCGACCCGGCGTCGGCCGAGACGATCAAGTACGCCTCGAACGCCTTCCTGGCCATGAAGCTGTCGTTCGTGAACGCGGTGGCGGCGCTGTGCGAGGCCCTCGGCGCCGATGCCGACGACGTGATGCTGGGCATGGGGTACGACACCCGAATCGGCAACAAGTTCCTGCGCCCCGGCCCCGGATGGGGTGGAAGTTGCTTCGAGGGCGCCGAGACCGTCCTCGTGCGCCGGGGCTGGCAGACGTCCCTCATCACCTTCGAGCAGCTTGCCTGCGAGGTGGAGTCCCGGGGGATCGCCGGTGTCGAGGTCCTGGCGTGGAACCCCGGGGACCCGGCCCCTGAGTTCTTCCCTGTGGCACAGCTCACGGTGCGTGACTACGACGGCGTGGTCGTCGACATCGTCACCAAGATGGGACGGCGCCTCACTGTGACCGCCGACCACCCGATGGTGGTCGGCGACGGCGTCGATCCCGAGCGCACCGGTCTGCGCCTGGCCGATGATCTCACCACCGATGACTGGCTCCCGATCGCCCAGGGAGCGCCCCTCGCGCCAGACCACTTCCTCATCCATGACCTGACCGCCACGTTGGGACACGCCGACCTCGATCCGTCACAGGTGATCTGTCGACTGTCCGCCGTCCAACGGCAGCGGCTTTTCGAGGTCGCCGACGAACTTCCCGCCGGGCGTCGGCGGGACGTGCTGCGCTCCGGCACCCTGCGCCTGGACGAGCTGGAGCGCCTGGGGATGGACGTCGACGGAGCACTGCTCGGCACGACGACGAACGGGACCTACGTGCCGGCCTTGGTGCCCGATGGTGACGAGCTGTGGTGGATGCTCGGCATCTACGCCGCCGAGGGCCACGTCACCCGGGACGGATCGCGGCGACGCGTAGCGTGCAGCTTCCATCCTCACCTGGAGCACGACCTGGTCGAGAGAGTGCGTGCCTACTGGGAAGGCCAGGGCGTGAAGGCCGAGGCCCGCCGGGTCTCGACGACGCGGCAGGTCGCCGTGAGCTCCCGAGTGCTCGCCGCATGGTTCGAGTCGGGCCTCGGGCTGGGGTCCACGAGCTACACGAAGCGGGTGCCCGACGTGCTGTGGGGGTTGCCCGAAAGCCGGCAGAAGGCGTTCCTTCGCGGACTCTGGGACGGCGATGGATCCTGGTCCTACGTCAACGGCGGGCCGAGCGTGTGTCTCGAGTACGGAACCGTCTCACGCGAGTTGGCGGACGGAATGCTCCGGCTGCTCGGTGGGCTCGGGATCGTGGCGCGGTTGAAGGTCGGTCGGTCCGCCAAAGCCACCACCGACGCGTACTTCCTCACCATCTCCGGAGCCGATCAGGTCGAGCAGGCCCTGTTCCTCGTCCCGGAAGGCGAGGCCTTCGAGATCCGTGCAGCCCTCGACCGCCAGGCCAAGCGCATCGCTCCCACGGGCTATCGCCGACTGGGCAAGGGGGCGGTGTGGGCCCGCGTCGCCCGCGTCGAAAGCCGGCACCACGTCGGGCCCGTCTACTCAATCGAGGTCCCTGGGCCGCACACCGTGGTCGCCACCGGCGGGTTGGTGGCGCACAACTGCTTCCCCAAAGACACCAGGGCGTTGCGGTTCATGGCCACCGAGGCGGGCTACGACTTCGACCTGCTCGACGCCGTGCTCAGCATCAACGACGCCCAGTTCGACCGGGTCGTGGCCAAGATCACCCAGGCCGCCGGCGGCACGGTCGACGGCGTGCGCATCGGGGTGTGGGGGCTGACCTTCAAGGCCAACACCGACGACCGCCGCGACTCCCCGGCCGTCGAGATCGTGCGCCGCCTGGTGGCCGCCGGCGCCGAGGTCCACGCCCACGACCCCACCGTCACCGGATCGCTTCCCGAGGTGCCCGAGGTGGTTGTCTGCGACGATGTCTACGCCCCCTGCCAGGGGGCCCGGGTCCTCGCCGTGCTCACCGAGTGGGACCAGTTCAAGTGGGTCGACCTCGACAAGGTCGCCGACGCCATGACCGATCGCCACGTCGTCGACGCCCGCAACCTCCTCGACCGCGGCGCCCTGCTGCGGCGGGGCTTCACCCACCAGGGCATCGGCCGGTAG